The Saprospiraceae bacterium genomic interval CCTCGTGCCGATCTCCGTACCTTGACGGAGAATCGTCTCAATAGGTCCAACGCCCTGCCGACTACCACATCTTATTCCATTGATAAACTTAGCACCGGGATAGGTGGCATTCACAAAATCAACGGTCCAGCCATCCAGGTTCACACAATCTATAAAATCTTTTTTGCCTTGTGCCGGCTTGCAAAAATGCTCTGAAGAAGGATAATAAGGATAAGATATGGATCCTTCACCGTCACCATTGTCCACTGAATACTGGCTCCAGATATTCCCCTGGCACACATGAATTCCTTCTATTTCTGAAAGATACCTGAGGTTTTCAGCTGAGAGAAAGCCTGCAATCACAGAAAGAGGGCGATAGCCATCGCCAACCATATCTGAAACCATCTTTAACCCATCACGTAAGTCACGGTTAACCTGATCTCGTGTATTATACATATTGGCAAAATAAGCGCCTGGAATAAAAGTGATCTCATCCCCATATTTTTTGTGGTAGGAAACAACCAGTTTCTTCAATTCGCGATAATTTGGACGATCATCCTTTAAAGCAAGCCAGCTAAAGGCCCAGGTAATCCTGGCGCCTGGCCAAGCCTTTGCGATAGTTTCCCGGAAAATCTGTGCCTCAGCCGGATTGTGCACGCTTGATTCATCAGGACCGGATGCTGAATCCCTAGATGTTTCAATCTGGCGGACACGTACAACCGTACTTAGTGTAAAAAAACGGTTTCCCATTAATTGAATTCCGGGGTTTTCCTGAGCGGTCACTTTTTCACAAAAAGACCATTGGATCGTAATGCTCAGAGAGAGTATCACGAAAATTTCCTTCAACAATTTTTCAATCTTTTTCATATTTCATGGCTATTAAAGAGTACCAATATAAAACTTCGTGCATCTTCTCTATTCTAACTAATCTGCGTGTTTCTCTACTTTATTACGTTAATCTGCACTGATGGTATTAATCTCACAGGACCCAGCAATCCGGCAGGTTCAACATGCCAGGGCTCAGCTTTAACTTTAGGTGTGGATCCATCAGACCTTATATTTGTTCTGGTAAATTTCTTATCCTCTGGAAGGTTTGCATCCCCACTAAGTCGGTTGATCCACAAGTTCATCACCTCGATCTTGACTACATTAGATCCTGGTTTAAGAAATGAAGTGATGTCAGTCATGAAAGGAGGCTTCCAGAGCACAGCCGCTGACCGGTCATTCACAAATACTTCCGCCAGTTCGCGAACATCTCCTAAATCCAGGTATACACTGCGTCCCGAACCAAGCCAGTCTTCGGGAACGTAAATAGTTTTGATATAAGATCCCAAACCTGAATAGTACTTTACGCCTGCGTCTCCATGCTCTGTCCATGAAATAAGTTTCGGCAGCTTGATCTCTGTCGGAGCACCCCAATTAGGATCAAAATTTACAGTCCAATCATCATCTAATACTATTGGCGCAGGCAAATTATCAATCTTAAAAGGCACTTTTTGCCCTTTGATATCCTTCAGCAAATATTGTCCATTCTGCCAGCTTTGAATAGTAGCTATTTTATTATTTACATTTATAACCTGCTCAACAGGAAGATCCTCCTTGTTAATCGCTTCATTCGGGATTAAAGATGAAATACTTCCTGATAAAGATTTGTCTTCAAAGACAAAGAAAACGGAACCACCCGGTGGTAGAGCAAGTGGCAGGCTGGTTCCTCCCGCCAAAGTTTTGTAGACGAACTGGTCTTTCATGGCACCGTCTGCCGGATCCCATAAATGAGGTGTCCTGTTTTTCACACGAAACAAACATTCCATCTTTACCCAATTTTGCGTTTTATTTCTTAAAAAATATATATCTGCATTTTTTAAACGCCTGTGTATATAATCCAGGCTGGTATCATTTTTAAAAGGTTGACATGAAAAATCAGGTAAGACCGACTGTTTGGCAAGCCATTGTTCAGGAGTATACCCCCAAACTATCTTTCCTTTCCCGTAATTCTTATACTTTATGGTGGTTCTGTCGCTATCTCCCCACATCTTCTCAGCCAATGCACGCAGCCTGGCTGTCCTTGACTTATATTCCTGCATACCGGGAACCTCAGATGGCTTAGGCCCTATGACTGTTGCGCCATCGGAAACCAGTTTCTCAAGTTTTTGCAAAACTTCAAGTGGAATGTTATGCTGATCAGGAAGGACAAGTATGCGATAGGTCATACCATCAGGAAGCATAATCCGGCCGTCTTTGACTGACATCCGATTTAATATTACCTCAGTATTTACAACATCATAATCGTAACCAGCGCCCAGACCATTTATCAGGGGTTTTT includes:
- a CDS encoding DUF3863 domain-containing protein — its product is MKKIEKLLKEIFVILSLSITIQWSFCEKVTAQENPGIQLMGNRFFTLSTVVRVRQIETSRDSASGPDESSVHNPAEAQIFRETIAKAWPGARITWAFSWLALKDDRPNYRELKKLVVSYHKKYGDEITFIPGAYFANMYNTRDQVNRDLRDGLKMVSDMVGDGYRPLSVIAGFLSAENLRYLSEIEGIHVCQGNIWSQYSVDNGDGEGSISYPYYPSSEHFCKPAQGKKDFIDCVNLDGWTVDFVNATYPGAKFINGIRCGSRQGVGPIETILRQGTEIGTREMLATTAAHFDRGFALNKFAWVTCTWEMSLVEARKIYGYNGRNGMEGMEIWLSEMRKRWPNATCITHGEFGMIWREHFKNNKDLNYQFVQRGSGICGSDSALEVRWFMNKDFRLAFLKNSLDNSPQKVIDFTRYDLSAQEPPDPKSGEHIRNWSLMNRLNQKGTRPQDKPIEIERLSHEELKLIKRRYPKLLKK